One genomic segment of Flectobacillus major DSM 103 includes these proteins:
- a CDS encoding GH36-type glycosyl hydrolase domain-containing protein, with product MKKLLFIVFLQLCVLSVFAQHTSSALLTQIKKNEYFPEVKAKALAVMKTGFNAGDGYREVWIRDYNTFIELAAAVYDKEVLKENLLVFFRMQGDDGNIIDGFTPAEKIAKGETDFSYSKLEPRYAGHKNSVETDQETSLVQAVYKYIQLTGDKSILQEKIGNKTVLQRLEWSMDFLLKKRFNKKYGLIIGATTADWGDVQPEAGWGVDLDNNTHYAIDIYDNAMFVIALNNMIKLNPAKAAQWKKIKDGIAQNCRKYLWDSKAQKFIPHIYLNGSPFPADFNENNIYYFGGTAIAIEAGLLSKAEIKTSLNEMISRVKQAGAPSIGLTLYPPYPAGFFINKIMNPEYSYQNGGDWTWFGGRMIQQLIKYGFVQEAYEQVQPMLKRVIDNKGFYEWYSVDNKPRGSGTFRGEAGVLYVAIEQFEKIK from the coding sequence ATGAAAAAGCTCCTTTTTATAGTATTCTTACAGCTCTGTGTGTTGTCTGTTTTTGCACAACACACCTCATCTGCTTTACTGACTCAAATCAAGAAAAATGAATATTTCCCTGAAGTAAAGGCCAAGGCTTTGGCAGTTATGAAAACAGGATTTAACGCTGGCGACGGTTATCGTGAAGTATGGATTCGTGATTACAATACCTTTATCGAACTCGCAGCAGCGGTTTATGACAAAGAGGTATTGAAAGAAAACCTTTTAGTTTTCTTTAGAATGCAAGGCGACGATGGTAATATTATCGACGGTTTTACGCCTGCTGAAAAAATTGCTAAAGGTGAAACAGATTTTTCATATTCAAAATTAGAACCTCGCTATGCTGGTCATAAAAACTCAGTTGAAACCGACCAAGAAACCTCGCTGGTTCAAGCCGTTTATAAGTACATTCAACTCACAGGAGATAAGTCTATTTTACAAGAAAAAATTGGCAACAAAACCGTTTTACAGCGATTGGAATGGTCGATGGATTTTCTTTTGAAAAAAAGATTTAATAAAAAATACGGACTCATTATTGGAGCAACTACCGCCGATTGGGGCGACGTACAGCCCGAAGCTGGATGGGGCGTAGATTTGGACAATAATACCCATTATGCCATTGATATTTATGACAATGCCATGTTTGTAATTGCACTCAACAACATGATTAAGTTGAATCCTGCTAAGGCTGCTCAGTGGAAAAAAATTAAAGATGGTATTGCTCAAAATTGCAGAAAGTACCTTTGGGACAGCAAAGCACAAAAATTCATTCCGCATATTTATTTGAATGGCTCGCCCTTTCCTGCTGATTTTAATGAAAACAATATTTACTATTTCGGAGGAACAGCCATTGCTATAGAAGCAGGTTTACTTAGTAAAGCCGAAATTAAAACTTCATTGAATGAAATGATTAGCAGGGTAAAACAAGCTGGAGCTCCTTCTATTGGACTTACATTGTATCCACCCTATCCTGCGGGATTTTTCATCAACAAAATTATGAATCCTGAATATAGCTATCAAAACGGCGGTGATTGGACATGGTTTGGCGGACGAATGATTCAGCAGCTAATCAAATATGGTTTTGTACAAGAAGCTTATGAACAAGTACAACCCATGTTGAAACGAGTAATTGATAACAAAGGATTTTATGAATGGTATTCGGTAGATAATAAACCACGTGGTTCGGGTACATTTCGAGGCGAGGCAGGTGTATTGTATGTCGCCATCGAGCAGTTTGAGAAGATAAAATAA